The genomic region TGGCGCCGGCCACCTTCAACACGGTGAACAAGTTCGCCGGCGGGATCTCCGACACCCTCGCACTCAGCCTGCTCAACGAGACGATCTGCTCGGGGATCCCCATCATCATCGGGCTGCCGCCGAACCCGACCCACGCGAAGCATCCCGCGTTCCTCGCGAACATCGCGACCCTGCGTTCCTGGGGCGTACAGGTGATCTTCGAATACGAGGACGTCGTGCTGGAGAACGTCCCCGACATCGAGGCGTGGAAGGCGTTGTTCCCCTGGCAGAAGCTCCTCGACGCGCTCGAGGCCGCGAAGACCTCCTGAAAGACTGCCGCGCTACCCGGCCATCAGGCTCCCGGGCCACCAGGTCATCGGACCACCAGGTGATCGGGTGACCGTGTGCGACATCCCCCGCGCGGTCACCCGAGTGCCGGCGCCTGTCCGGCGGTCGGCGCCGGTGCGGCCGTCCGGGTCCGCAGACCGGTTCGGACGGCCGCGCCGGCCAGGAGCAGCAGTCCGACGGCGGCCCAGACGACGAGGCAGCCGACACCGGCGGCGATGCCCCGGCCATCGAAGTACTGGCCGCCGCGCAGCACCGACAGGCCGCCGCCGTGGGGAGAGTACGGGGTCAGCGCGGCCACGGTCCCCAGGACGCGCCCCAGCACCGTGGCGCCAAGCGCGCTGCCGATCGCCAGGAAGACGATCGCGTAGAACTCGATCGTTCCGTTGGGATTCGTGGACGCGGTCGGGGCCAGGTCCGTGACGGTCAGCTTCGTCCCGCTCGCGGCGGCGAAGCGCTGGCCGACCTGGACCAGGGCGTCTCGACGGAGCGCGCCGCCCCGCTCGCGACCACGAGGGATCATTTTTCGGGTCGAGCCGTCACGGGTCGGCCCAGCCCGCCACGATCCGGTCACGCGTGCAGCGGCAGATCCACGGTCACGGCGGTCGGGCCGCCGGACGGGCTGGTGACGGCGAGCCAGCCGTCCACAGTGCGGACCCGCTCCACCAGGCCGGCGAGCCCCCCGTCGCCGCCGGGGTCGACGCGCGCCCCGCCGGCACCGTCGTCGCCG from Frankia alni ACN14a harbors:
- a CDS encoding flavoprotein — translated: MTVGNRALYIVVCGGGYPADDLPVFVKQAQSTGWDIRVVATPSSLKFIDTGLLANLTGHGVRSEYTLVEDDNEERPVPDAIVVAPATFNTVNKFAGGISDTLALSLLNETICSGIPIIIGLPPNPTHAKHPAFLANIATLRSWGVQVIFEYEDVVLENVPDIEAWKALFPWQKLLDALEAAKTS